The following proteins are encoded in a genomic region of Flammeovirga agarivorans:
- the hisI gene encoding phosphoribosyl-AMP cyclohydrolase, whose product MQDSSKIALEEKLIPQLQFEKRGGLLPVIVQEYDSGQILMLGYANEEAFNYTLKSKKATFWSTSRNELWTKGETSGNYLQMKNIMVDCDQDAIIYQVELMGSGVCHTFDQQGENRKACFYRSYDIDEKKLKFIEGME is encoded by the coding sequence ATGCAAGACAGTTCAAAAATTGCATTAGAAGAGAAACTTATTCCCCAACTCCAATTTGAGAAGAGAGGTGGATTGTTACCCGTCATTGTACAGGAGTATGACTCCGGACAAATACTTATGTTGGGTTACGCCAATGAAGAGGCTTTTAACTATACTTTAAAAAGTAAAAAAGCCACTTTTTGGTCCACCTCTCGGAACGAATTATGGACCAAGGGAGAAACTTCTGGCAATTACCTTCAGATGAAAAACATTATGGTGGACTGTGATCAAGACGCTATTATCTATCAAGTAGAATTGATGGGTAGTGGCGTTTGTCATACATTCGATCAACAGGGCGAGAATAGAAAAGCATGCTTCTATAGAAGCTATGATATTGACGAAAAGAAATTGAAATTTATCGAAGGAATGGAGTAA
- a CDS encoding histidine phosphatase family protein produces the protein MEIHVIRHTPVAVQKGICYGQLDVDVADTFVDDVGKISIQLDTDYDAIFCSPLSRCLKLSKALHLEGVRLDKRLMEFDYGDWEGKKWEDIPQEKLQPWMDDFVNQKIPNGESLRDIFHRVEEFITTLRTADYKKVLLVTHGGVIRCLWASILEIPLQNLFKVPVGFHEKFVFNLGTTKELDGIIRKG, from the coding sequence ATGGAAATTCATGTAATTCGACATACTCCTGTTGCTGTTCAGAAAGGTATTTGTTATGGACAACTAGATGTTGATGTAGCCGATACTTTTGTTGATGATGTCGGTAAAATTAGCATTCAACTTGATACAGATTACGACGCTATTTTTTGTAGTCCATTAAGTAGATGCCTAAAGTTATCAAAGGCACTTCATCTAGAAGGTGTAAGACTGGATAAGCGGTTAATGGAATTTGATTATGGAGATTGGGAAGGTAAAAAGTGGGAAGATATTCCACAGGAAAAACTTCAGCCTTGGATGGACGATTTTGTAAATCAAAAAATACCAAACGGAGAATCTTTAAGAGATATATTTCATAGAGTCGAAGAGTTTATCACTACCTTAAGAACTGCAGATTACAAGAAAGTTTTACTGGTGACTCATGGTGGTGTGATTCGATGTCTATGGGCTTCAATATTAGAAATACCTTTACAAAACCTATTTAAGGTTCCTGTCGGCTTTCATGAAAAATTTGTTTTCAATCTTGGTACAACCAAAGAACTGGATGGGATTATAAGAAAAGGATAA
- the folE gene encoding GTP cyclohydrolase I FolE, with protein MKKKEKLKIEAEGDNHIMTSVDTPMLPNAFEKTDKEKIEIIQDYFAGIMETLGLDLSDDSLKGTPYRFAKMYVKELFSGLDPKNKPSLSVFDNKYQYDKMLIEKDITFSSACEHHFLPIVGKAHIGYISSGKVIGISKINRIVEYYGKRPQVQERMTLQVYNELKDALKTEDIIVIVDAEHLCVSSRGVKDKTSSTVTLEYGGKFNDIALRDEFIKLLDLKIK; from the coding sequence ATGAAAAAGAAAGAGAAATTAAAAATAGAAGCTGAGGGAGACAACCATATCATGACGAGTGTAGATACACCTATGCTACCCAATGCTTTTGAAAAAACAGACAAAGAAAAGATCGAAATCATTCAAGATTACTTTGCAGGTATTATGGAAACCTTAGGATTAGATTTATCAGATGATAGTCTTAAAGGAACCCCTTACCGATTTGCGAAAATGTATGTAAAAGAACTTTTCTCTGGCTTAGACCCTAAAAATAAACCTTCATTATCAGTATTCGACAACAAGTATCAGTACGATAAAATGCTGATTGAGAAAGATATTACCTTCTCTTCTGCATGTGAACACCATTTTTTACCAATTGTCGGAAAAGCACATATCGGCTATATTTCTTCAGGTAAAGTCATTGGTATATCAAAGATTAACAGAATAGTAGAATACTACGGCAAACGTCCTCAAGTACAAGAAAGAATGACTCTTCAGGTTTATAATGAACTGAAAGACGCTTTAAAGACGGAAGATATCATTGTTATTGTAGATGCTGAACACCTTTGTGTGTCTTCTCGAGGAGTAAAAGATAAAACCAGTTCAACTGTAACCTTAGAATATGGTGGAAAATTTAATGATATCGCTTTAAGAGATGAGTTCATTAAATTATTAGACTTAAAAATAAAATAA
- a CDS encoding alpha/beta hydrolase family protein, whose protein sequence is MKASRSPWFMCILIEPNQKLSQVKSINLKIKNSKGITLSSKLELPEQNEVIAYAIFAHCFTCSKNLNAVVNIAEALNSMGIAVLRFDFTGLGQSGGEFSETDFSSNIQDLVDVAEYLSEEYEAPKLMIGHSLGGAAAIYAGKKIESIDAIATVGAPSAPHHVQHLFQHSIDEIKEKGKALVQLGGRGFTISKQFVEDITNTNMEEVMDTLRKPIIILHSPQDTTVEIKNAAEIYGYAHHPKSFISLNGADHLLTESKYSNYVGKMIAQWVTIYLS, encoded by the coding sequence ATGAAGGCATCAAGATCTCCATGGTTTATGTGTATATTAATTGAACCAAACCAAAAACTATCTCAAGTGAAATCTATCAATCTTAAAATCAAAAACAGTAAGGGCATTACGCTCTCTTCTAAATTAGAACTACCAGAACAAAATGAAGTAATAGCTTATGCAATTTTCGCTCATTGCTTTACCTGTAGTAAAAACTTAAATGCTGTAGTGAATATTGCCGAAGCTTTAAACTCTATGGGAATTGCCGTATTGCGTTTTGACTTCACAGGTCTTGGGCAAAGTGGTGGAGAGTTTAGCGAAACAGACTTTTCTTCCAATATTCAAGACTTGGTAGATGTTGCTGAGTATCTAAGTGAAGAATATGAAGCACCCAAGTTAATGATCGGACACTCTTTAGGTGGAGCGGCAGCCATTTACGCAGGAAAGAAAATTGAATCGATAGACGCGATTGCCACAGTAGGAGCACCATCGGCACCTCATCATGTTCAACACCTTTTTCAACACAGTATTGATGAGATTAAAGAAAAAGGGAAAGCATTAGTTCAGTTAGGAGGGAGAGGTTTTACAATCTCAAAGCAATTTGTAGAGGATATTACAAATACCAACATGGAAGAGGTAATGGATACATTAAGAAAGCCTATCATTATTCTTCACTCTCCACAAGACACAACCGTCGAAATAAAGAATGCAGCAGAAATTTATGGATATGCACATCATCCCAAAAGCTTTATTTCTCTGAATGGGGCAGATCATTTATTGACAGAAAGTAAATATTCTAATTATGTAGGAAAAATGATTGCTCAGTGGGTAACCATCTATTTAAGTTAG
- a CDS encoding GNAT family N-acetyltransferase, which yields MKETILNYRTDSQTEEHKKLAYDIEFTAFKEAGGIYDERHAKLYGNLAVDMINDGSYSIIIEDVGHACYTPMKIDQAPHLKCYVLAPLAVLPGHQGKGFATKLMEIAESELKPDVVFVAGEKHHYGRRYSTPHKIDIPVASEMPLENWFARELTPGCLDGIESSTSISGPYSEPKQWSHPSEQFDE from the coding sequence ATGAAAGAAACAATTTTAAATTATCGTACAGATTCACAAACAGAAGAGCATAAAAAATTAGCATACGATATCGAATTTACAGCATTTAAAGAGGCGGGTGGAATTTACGATGAAAGACATGCGAAACTTTATGGCAATTTGGCAGTAGATATGATTAACGATGGTAGTTATTCAATTATCATCGAAGACGTTGGTCATGCTTGTTATACTCCAATGAAAATTGACCAAGCTCCACACTTAAAATGTTATGTGTTAGCACCATTAGCAGTATTACCGGGACATCAAGGTAAGGGATTTGCAACAAAACTTATGGAAATCGCTGAATCAGAGCTAAAGCCAGACGTAGTTTTCGTTGCAGGTGAAAAGCATCATTACGGAAGAAGATATAGTACTCCACATAAAATTGATATTCCTGTAGCATCAGAAATGCCATTAGAAAACTGGTTTGCAAGAGAATTAACACCAGGTTGTTTAGATGGTATCGAATCATCAACATCAATTTCAGGTCCTTATTCAGAGCCGAAACAATGGAGTCATCCATCAGAACAATTTGACGAATAA
- a CDS encoding TetR/AcrR family transcriptional regulator gives MDKKEQIIDVAKSLFSEKGFDKTPVAEICEKAKVSHGLLFHHFKNKNGLLRAIFEKTTNQVVEMNKSLDRTLRPIERLNILIDQAFDSMVHDKLSFRLYLNIMFQPSTRLVLADLIQERFSVLLEQTKYFFEELPAEKQTLYSYQFISELDGIGMNYIYSFEGYPLREIKAEFKKRYNAYIEENTL, from the coding sequence ATGGATAAAAAAGAACAGATCATAGATGTAGCCAAAAGCTTATTTTCAGAAAAGGGGTTTGATAAAACTCCTGTAGCGGAAATTTGTGAAAAAGCGAAGGTATCTCATGGATTACTTTTCCATCATTTCAAAAATAAAAATGGATTGTTAAGAGCAATTTTTGAAAAAACAACGAATCAGGTGGTTGAGATGAACAAATCATTAGATCGAACTTTACGTCCAATCGAGAGATTAAATATTCTTATTGATCAGGCTTTTGATTCAATGGTTCATGATAAGTTATCCTTCAGGTTGTATCTAAATATTATGTTTCAACCTTCTACAAGGTTAGTTTTAGCAGATCTAATTCAAGAGCGGTTTTCTGTTTTATTGGAGCAGACTAAATATTTCTTTGAAGAGTTACCTGCTGAAAAACAGACATTATACAGTTATCAATTTATTTCTGAATTAGATGGTATTGGTATGAATTATATCTACTCTTTTGAAGGCTATCCTTTGAGAGAAATAAAAGCTGAATTCAAAAAAAGATATAACGCTTATATCGAAGAAAATACTTTGTAG
- the cobT gene encoding nicotinate-nucleotide--dimethylbenzimidazole phosphoribosyltransferase gives MENIEKQLQQKIDLKTKPLGALGMLEKLAFQIGKIQNTLTPKLSKPSLVVFAGDHGIAKSGVSAYPQEVTFQMVLNFLNGGAAVNVFSQQNHFDLKIVDAGVNFDFEVNDQLKNAKVGKGTKNFLEEKAMSKEEFEACLQNGKAVVEEMALKGSNVIGFGEMGIGNTSSSAMIMSSLLDLPIEKCVGRGTGVDDEQLKNKIDILQKAKDFHGPINSAEEVMATFGGFEMAQMCGAMLEAYEQNMIILVDGFIASNTFLVAYKMNPAIIHNAIFCHLSNESGHKVLLDELNVSPILNLGMRLGEGTGCTVAYPIIESAVNFLNEMASFESAGVSDKEN, from the coding sequence ATGGAAAACATTGAAAAACAACTTCAACAAAAAATTGACTTAAAAACTAAACCACTTGGAGCTTTGGGAATGCTCGAAAAACTAGCTTTTCAAATCGGAAAAATTCAAAATACATTAACCCCTAAATTATCAAAACCATCATTAGTGGTCTTTGCTGGAGATCATGGTATTGCAAAGAGTGGAGTAAGTGCCTACCCACAAGAAGTAACTTTTCAGATGGTACTAAACTTCTTAAATGGAGGTGCAGCAGTAAATGTTTTTAGCCAACAAAACCACTTCGATCTAAAAATCGTAGACGCTGGAGTCAACTTCGATTTTGAAGTAAACGATCAGCTTAAAAATGCTAAAGTTGGCAAGGGAACAAAAAATTTCCTTGAAGAAAAAGCCATGAGTAAAGAAGAGTTTGAAGCTTGTTTACAAAATGGAAAAGCTGTAGTAGAAGAAATGGCTCTGAAGGGTTCAAATGTCATTGGCTTTGGAGAGATGGGCATTGGAAACACGTCGTCATCCGCCATGATAATGAGTAGTCTACTAGACCTACCAATAGAAAAATGTGTTGGAAGAGGAACAGGTGTAGACGATGAACAATTAAAAAATAAGATTGATATCCTACAGAAAGCAAAAGACTTTCATGGTCCAATAAACTCTGCAGAGGAAGTAATGGCTACTTTTGGTGGTTTTGAAATGGCACAAATGTGTGGTGCTATGCTTGAAGCATATGAACAAAATATGATCATCTTGGTAGATGGCTTTATTGCCTCAAATACATTTTTAGTAGCCTATAAAATGAACCCTGCCATTATTCATAATGCTATTTTCTGTCATTTATCTAATGAGAGTGGTCACAAAGTGCTTCTTGATGAATTGAATGTCTCTCCTATTCTGAATTTAGGAATGAGACTAGGCGAAGGAACAGGATGTACAGTTGCTTATCCAATTATTGAAAGTGCCGTTAATTTCTTAAATGAAATGGCTAGCTTTGAAAGCGCTGGAGTAAGCGATAAAGAAAATTAA
- the cobS gene encoding adenosylcobinamide-GDP ribazoletransferase: protein MKEEIRIFFTSLMFYTRIPSPIKFDYDPDYINKATRYFPLIGWIVGLISFGVYWLSSILFDTSIAVVFSLIAGVLTTGAFHEDGLADVMDGFGGGWIKTKILEIMKDSRVGAYGAIALVLLFLIKYTSLLSLFTTLENQPPYVIALYFVSYHALGRLTAINIVFTSVYSREDATSKVKPIAKQHGWKEIIGAYFFGITPLFLLGQWHFFIVLLPLFVTYLYSKKYFEKWIDGYSGDCLGAVEQIAECVSLLTFISIWKFM, encoded by the coding sequence ATGAAAGAAGAAATCCGAATATTCTTCACATCACTAATGTTTTATACAAGGATACCGAGTCCTATTAAATTTGATTATGATCCCGATTATATCAATAAAGCCACTCGGTACTTTCCTTTAATAGGGTGGATCGTTGGTCTCATCTCTTTTGGTGTTTATTGGTTAAGCTCTATTCTCTTTGATACTTCTATCGCTGTCGTCTTTTCATTAATTGCAGGTGTTTTGACTACAGGTGCTTTTCATGAAGATGGACTGGCAGATGTAATGGATGGTTTTGGAGGAGGATGGATAAAAACCAAAATCCTAGAGATTATGAAAGACAGTCGAGTGGGTGCTTATGGAGCCATTGCTTTAGTGCTATTATTTTTGATAAAATACACTTCCCTTCTGTCATTATTTACAACATTAGAAAACCAACCTCCATACGTTATCGCCTTGTATTTTGTAAGCTATCATGCGTTAGGAAGGCTAACAGCTATTAATATCGTTTTTACTTCGGTTTACTCAAGAGAAGATGCTACCAGCAAAGTAAAACCTATTGCTAAACAGCATGGCTGGAAAGAAATCATTGGTGCATATTTCTTTGGTATCACTCCCTTATTTCTTCTTGGTCAATGGCATTTCTTTATTGTACTACTCCCATTATTTGTGACCTACCTTTATTCAAAAAAGTACTTCGAAAAATGGATTGATGGATATTCTGGAGATTGTCTTGGAGCGGTAGAGCAAATTGCAGAATGTGTGTCTCTATTAACTTTTATCTCAATATGGAAATTCATGTAA